In Helicobacter kayseriensis, one genomic interval encodes:
- the nusB gene encoding transcription antitermination factor NusB, giving the protein MATRTQAREAVISLLYAYDSGNQEIHKSAVEILLEKKIKNKQQEFALSLFEGTISHLPQIDSKISKHLKEWDFERIGGMERAILRLGVYEICFTPTDAPIIINEAIELAKIYGSDHAPKFINGVLDSIKKENNAVVSCS; this is encoded by the coding sequence ATGGCGACAAGAACACAAGCGCGCGAAGCCGTTATTTCTCTACTCTATGCATATGATAGTGGGAATCAAGAAATCCACAAAAGTGCAGTAGAAATCCTTCTTGAAAAAAAGATTAAAAACAAGCAACAAGAATTTGCACTCTCTTTGTTTGAAGGGACGATCTCTCATCTCCCTCAAATTGATTCTAAGATCAGCAAACATCTAAAAGAATGGGATTTTGAACGCATCGGAGGAATGGAAAGAGCGATTTTACGCTTAGGAGTTTATGAGATTTGCTTCACCCCTACAGATGCACCTATTATCATCAATGAAGCAATTGAATTAGCCAAGATTTATGGGAGCGATCATGCACCTAAATTTATCAATGGCGTTCTTGATTCAATCAAAAAGGAAAACAATGCAGTTGTGTCTTGCTCTTGA
- the ribH gene encoding 6,7-dimethyl-8-ribityllumazine synthase, with protein sequence MQIIEGQLKLNGNKKVAILSSRFNHIITDRLIEGAKDCFLRHGGEEKNLSLILAPGAYEIPFVLQRLLQSNAYSGVCCLGAIIRGGTPHFDYVSAEATKGIANITLQYNQPVSFGVLTTDNIEQAIERAGSKAGNKGFEAMSSLIELINLYQKV encoded by the coding sequence ATGCAAATCATTGAAGGCCAACTTAAACTCAACGGAAATAAAAAAGTCGCAATTCTCTCAAGTCGTTTTAACCATATCATCACAGATCGTCTTATTGAAGGTGCAAAAGACTGCTTCTTAAGACATGGTGGAGAAGAAAAAAACCTCTCTCTTATCCTTGCTCCTGGTGCTTATGAAATTCCTTTTGTTTTGCAACGCCTACTCCAAAGCAACGCTTATAGTGGAGTTTGTTGCTTGGGGGCTATTATTCGCGGAGGAACACCTCATTTTGATTATGTATCTGCTGAAGCAACAAAAGGAATTGCAAACATTACCCTCCAATACAATCAACCTGTAAGCTTTGGTGTTTTGACAACTGACAATATCGAACAAGCAATTGAGCGAGCTGGAAGCAAGGCAGGAAATAAAGGTTTTGAAGCGATGAGCTCATTAATCGAACTAATTAATCTTTATCAAAAGGTCTAA
- a CDS encoding carbonic anhydrase, whose protein sequence is MNKLLQGAIKFKEEDYNEHKELYESLKRAQNPDTLFIGCADSRVVPSRITGTLPGELFVVRNVGNIIPPYTAKNDAYLATTSAIEYAVVILGVENIVVCGHSNCGACQALYDENLGANTEHLQKWIELLHPVKEQVALLSPKSIAKRTWLTEQINIEVQINNLLTYPFIQEKLDQGELKIFGWYYIIETGEIMNYDLQTKQFRVIKKDEKEQK, encoded by the coding sequence TTGAATAAATTACTGCAAGGTGCTATTAAGTTCAAAGAAGAAGATTACAATGAACACAAAGAGCTTTATGAAAGCCTCAAAAGAGCACAAAATCCTGATACTTTATTTATCGGATGTGCCGATTCTAGGGTCGTCCCAAGTCGTATTACAGGCACTCTCCCTGGAGAGCTTTTTGTCGTCAGAAATGTAGGGAATATCATCCCTCCCTATACTGCAAAAAATGATGCTTATCTTGCAACAACTTCAGCAATCGAATATGCTGTTGTGATCTTGGGTGTAGAAAATATCGTTGTATGCGGACATAGCAATTGTGGAGCTTGTCAAGCACTTTATGATGAGAATCTTGGAGCAAATACAGAACACTTGCAAAAGTGGATCGAGCTTTTGCATCCTGTCAAAGAACAAGTTGCACTTTTATCCCCCAAAAGTATCGCCAAACGCACTTGGCTCACAGAACAAATCAATATTGAAGTCCAAATCAACAATCTATTGACCTATCCCTTCATTCAAGAAAAGCTCGATCAAGGGGAGTTAAAAATTTTTGGTTGGTATTATATAATCGAGACAGGAGAAATCATGAATTATGATCTTCAGACAAAACAATTTAGAGTGATCAAAAAAGATGAAAAGGAGCAAAAATGA
- a CDS encoding S6 family peptidase, producing MKKISSLISIFASCALANIADYNFSYQDYLDFGQNRGKFTPQATNLSIIEKNKTAHLIPVPMPDLVGKVDSQSGIMTFMGGSYVYTATHTRLENAFFFGEKYTEVDFNEKELTQGDLSYVRYSKFITAAVKADYLEISRENDLLADRDRFTHYFRSGAGTAMYRKPDGTLEKIQNSGIRTGGMQHYDKIINQDNFIKIMTSKASVLPNPVTKGDSGSPLWVYDNQNQKWYIVGSASRANLSTESYYAVYRQSFLDELIDRNTNPTIALNGSSVLWEDQNILAPSKLSATNNASKNKDIVLKGGGRITLTSNIDQGHGGIYFDSHQSYIITSPLDGNSSPYSWKGGGLHIDKNTIVHWRIKGVAGIKDPNNNRPGGSYLSAPDSLHKIGEGTLSVEVFNGGWLNLGEGKVILNPNDTSKPTFEHIILVSGRPTLELTEGKGEALDTDKFFFAFRGGTLDIKGNDLTFNTINASDNGANLINTGSKQAKITIKKQMLNAFDILIPGSGEFLYHGNIGNNILIFKDGESQDKCTSSPEFCLGYGENLLAFDGNILNPDGGIKHINGKLVLQGHPVIHAYLPYGTAQQISSITGDDIYSTPTRITQQDWEKRFFILNQIDIFKDKNDSTFILGRDAILLTNLYAKDTQVFFGGREELYIDAYDGENTSYSMAGQYTRYSFKQKLSKGINQKDQSFYFEGNIIGENNTTISIQNTSTNPIRFGSFQGFDRSKAQEIQALFLLDGEKGLQNPFILTPVSYQVKLDPSSEFKVKYISLYGENQVIFDTLPTTSSLETSNSYANFTIEHLSLHQQSSIVRGNLTIAPLQETQNNQSSILFTNLHSALKLKGGILNLSTQTKLYFDFATTSLKDLTYNTPYSLILSDQVIQDQREHKDIVIFSSASDDFALPKFLTPNTFNQDHSIGLIFQKTQSSPLPQYDWFENYILGIIQEKDSDLADQKLQSVLEAIGDNRPMLEAIMANNLTNDQKYYEVDLDRMIFESLQGNHELTDFSSSHTQSAENIAREGIVITSRLLNNITSFNLYRNSLLALNAKAGSNLTSSQTQKAKPRLALNLIDLPSMAKSDFASTNKQLEINLFHQTSSLTSSQKHNLWITPQGSYFFLGGQYFNAGVSGGYDYLPIATTQEFLSFGASLHYAYTEFKQNKLQESGNATFIGSGIQYHYQGHEILAYLYGGVLQEELILQDSYLSSSPIKHSQNTYALQLQALYKYAFAFNQNKLKHFLKPVGGIEISYYHIPQGAFEWISYGELNSVIPTLNLGIEYNILTQSTQNIISVLFKHNFIYPQDRPIYFGIIPLPSPLTQTDLQQSWIELSYNGNYRFNEVWSIDYSLLASLSASQWGYFGISGNIGVSWRF from the coding sequence ATGAAAAAAATATCTTCTCTCATCAGTATTTTTGCATCATGCGCACTTGCCAATATTGCTGATTATAATTTTAGCTATCAAGACTATTTAGACTTTGGTCAAAATAGAGGAAAATTTACTCCCCAAGCTACAAATTTATCCATCATAGAAAAAAACAAAACAGCTCATCTTATCCCTGTTCCTATGCCCGACTTAGTTGGGAAAGTCGATAGCCAATCAGGCATTATGACCTTTATGGGAGGATCTTATGTTTATACTGCTACTCATACTCGCCTTGAAAATGCCTTCTTCTTTGGTGAAAAATATACAGAGGTAGACTTCAACGAAAAAGAACTAACCCAAGGAGACCTCTCATATGTACGCTATAGCAAATTCATCACAGCTGCAGTTAAGGCTGATTATTTAGAGATTTCTAGAGAAAATGATCTTCTTGCAGATCGTGATCGATTCACACATTATTTCCGCAGTGGCGCAGGAACTGCTATGTATCGCAAACCTGATGGAACCTTGGAAAAGATTCAAAATTCAGGGATTAGAACAGGAGGAATGCAACACTACGACAAAATCATCAATCAAGATAATTTCATTAAAATTATGACAAGCAAAGCCTCTGTTCTCCCAAATCCTGTAACCAAAGGAGATAGCGGATCTCCACTATGGGTTTATGACAATCAAAATCAAAAGTGGTATATTGTGGGCTCTGCAAGTCGCGCTAATCTCTCTACAGAATCTTATTATGCAGTATATCGCCAAAGTTTTCTAGATGAACTCATTGATCGCAATACAAATCCGACTATTGCACTCAATGGATCCTCTGTACTATGGGAAGATCAAAACATTCTAGCCCCCTCCAAACTTTCAGCTACAAATAATGCTTCCAAAAACAAAGATATCGTCCTAAAAGGTGGTGGAAGAATTACCTTAACCTCTAATATCGATCAAGGACATGGTGGAATCTATTTTGATTCTCATCAAAGCTATATCATCACCTCTCCTCTTGATGGAAACAGCTCTCCTTATTCTTGGAAGGGAGGGGGTCTTCATATCGACAAAAACACAATTGTCCATTGGCGCATCAAAGGAGTAGCAGGGATCAAAGACCCAAACAACAATCGTCCTGGAGGAAGTTATCTCTCCGCACCTGATTCTTTGCACAAAATTGGAGAGGGGACATTAAGCGTAGAGGTATTCAATGGAGGATGGCTCAATTTGGGAGAAGGAAAGGTGATTTTAAATCCAAACGATACTTCCAAACCAACATTTGAACATATTATTCTTGTGAGTGGAAGACCTACTTTAGAACTCACAGAGGGAAAAGGAGAGGCTTTGGATACAGATAAATTTTTCTTTGCATTTCGCGGGGGAACACTAGATATCAAGGGAAATGATCTTACTTTCAATACAATCAATGCCTCAGATAATGGAGCCAATCTCATCAACACCGGAAGCAAGCAAGCAAAAATCACTATTAAAAAACAAATGCTCAACGCCTTTGATATACTCATCCCTGGATCTGGAGAGTTTCTCTATCATGGAAATATTGGCAACAATATTCTTATTTTCAAAGATGGAGAAAGCCAAGACAAATGCACGAGTTCTCCAGAGTTTTGTTTAGGGTATGGCGAGAATCTTTTGGCATTTGATGGAAATATCCTCAATCCGGATGGAGGGATCAAACACATCAATGGAAAACTTGTCTTGCAAGGTCACCCAGTCATCCACGCCTATCTTCCCTATGGAACAGCACAACAAATCTCATCAATCACAGGAGATGATATCTATTCTACACCTACACGCATTACTCAACAAGATTGGGAAAAGCGATTTTTTATTTTGAATCAAATTGATATTTTTAAAGACAAAAATGATTCGACCTTCATTTTAGGTCGCGATGCAATTTTGCTCACAAACCTCTATGCCAAAGATACACAAGTTTTCTTTGGTGGAAGAGAGGAGCTTTATATCGATGCCTATGATGGAGAAAACACAAGCTATTCTATGGCTGGACAATATACGCGATACTCGTTCAAACAAAAGCTTTCCAAAGGAATCAATCAAAAAGATCAATCTTTTTATTTTGAGGGAAATATAATTGGGGAAAATAACACAACAATCTCTATCCAAAATACCTCAACCAATCCTATACGCTTTGGATCTTTTCAAGGCTTTGATCGCTCAAAAGCACAAGAGATACAAGCCCTGTTTCTTCTTGATGGAGAAAAAGGACTTCAAAATCCCTTTATTCTTACACCCGTGAGCTATCAAGTTAAGCTTGATCCAAGCTCAGAATTTAAGGTTAAATATATTTCCCTATATGGAGAGAATCAAGTCATTTTTGACACACTTCCCACTACTTCATCTCTTGAGACATCAAACTCTTATGCAAATTTCACAATTGAGCACCTCTCCCTTCATCAACAAAGCTCTATTGTGCGAGGAAATCTTACAATTGCCCCATTGCAAGAGACTCAAAACAATCAAAGCTCAATTCTTTTTACAAACCTTCACTCAGCCCTAAAGCTCAAAGGTGGAATTCTCAATCTCTCTACCCAAACAAAGCTTTACTTTGATTTTGCAACAACTTCACTAAAAGATCTCACCTACAACACTCCCTACTCACTCATCCTATCAGATCAAGTCATTCAAGATCAAAGAGAGCACAAAGATATCGTCATCTTTAGCTCTGCTTCCGATGATTTTGCTCTTCCAAAATTCCTCACTCCAAACACTTTCAATCAAGATCATAGCATTGGCTTGATTTTCCAAAAGACACAAAGCTCCCCTCTTCCACAATATGATTGGTTTGAAAACTATATTTTAGGAATCATTCAAGAAAAAGATTCAGATCTTGCCGACCAAAAACTCCAATCTGTCTTAGAAGCAATTGGGGATAATCGTCCAATGCTTGAGGCCATCATGGCAAACAACCTAACAAATGATCAAAAATATTATGAAGTCGATCTTGATCGTATGATTTTTGAATCCTTGCAAGGCAATCATGAGCTTACAGATTTTTCTTCTTCTCACACTCAAAGCGCAGAAAATATCGCAAGAGAGGGGATAGTCATCACCTCAAGATTACTCAATAATATCACCTCATTCAACCTCTATCGCAATAGCCTTTTGGCTCTCAATGCAAAAGCGGGGAGTAATCTCACCTCTTCACAAACCCAAAAAGCAAAACCGCGCTTAGCCCTCAATCTTATAGATCTTCCTTCTATGGCTAAAAGCGACTTTGCTTCAACAAATAAGCAGCTTGAAATCAATCTTTTCCATCAAACATCCTCTTTAACCTCATCTCAAAAACATAATCTTTGGATCACCCCTCAAGGAAGCTATTTCTTTCTAGGAGGACAATATTTCAATGCTGGAGTCAGTGGAGGATATGACTATCTTCCTATTGCAACAACTCAAGAGTTCTTGAGTTTTGGAGCATCTTTGCATTATGCCTATACAGAATTTAAGCAAAACAAACTTCAAGAAAGCGGAAATGCGACTTTTATCGGATCTGGGATTCAATACCATTATCAAGGACACGAGATCCTAGCCTATTTATATGGAGGAGTTTTGCAAGAAGAATTGATCTTGCAGGATTCTTATCTTTCATCTTCTCCTATTAAACATTCTCAAAATACTTATGCTCTGCAATTACAGGCACTCTATAAATACGCCTTTGCTTTCAATCAAAACAAATTAAAACACTTCCTTAAGCCTGTAGGAGGGATAGAAATCAGCTACTATCATATTCCTCAAGGAGCATTTGAGTGGATTTCTTATGGAGAACTCAATTCCGTGATTCCCACCCTCAATCTTGGAATCGAATACAACATTCTCACACAATCTACACAAAACATCATCTCTGTTTTATTTAAACACAACTTCATCTATCCCCAAGATAGACCTATTTATTTTGGCATTATTCCTCTCCCCTCTCCTCTCACACAAACTGATCTTCAACAATCATGGATTGAGCTAAGCTATAACGGCAACTATCGATTCAATGAGGTTTGGAGCATTGATTATTCTCTTTTGGCATCTTTAAGTGCAAGCCAATGGGGATATTTTGGAATCAGTGGCAATATAGGAGTTAGCTGGAGATTCTAG
- a CDS encoding DedA family protein: protein MKEIVDFIVQTIGEWGYFGIFVMMFLESSFFPFPSEVVMIPAGYLVYQQEMSAVWAFVCGVGGSLAGALLNYWIAFKMGRAFIIRYGKYVFFTPKSMEKMESYFQKHGHISTFVGRLIPAVRQYISLPAGLSRMNVSKFCIFTSLGAGIWVGILMWIGYSLGGFFQNLDSKHLFESQASDWIASQINQWIIYALIFLVFLVLAYLIYHKKSSKKEG, encoded by the coding sequence GTGAAAGAGATTGTGGATTTTATAGTTCAAACCATTGGAGAATGGGGGTATTTTGGGATTTTTGTCATGATGTTTTTAGAATCAAGTTTTTTTCCTTTCCCTAGTGAGGTTGTGATGATTCCAGCGGGATATTTAGTCTATCAGCAGGAGATGAGTGCGGTATGGGCGTTTGTTTGTGGGGTGGGTGGAAGTTTGGCAGGAGCGTTATTGAATTATTGGATTGCTTTTAAGATGGGAAGAGCTTTTATTATCCGATATGGCAAATATGTATTTTTCACTCCAAAAAGTATGGAGAAGATGGAGAGTTATTTTCAAAAACATGGCCATATTAGCACCTTCGTTGGGCGCTTGATTCCTGCAGTGAGGCAATACATTTCTCTTCCTGCTGGACTTTCTAGGATGAATGTATCCAAATTCTGTATTTTTACAAGTTTGGGGGCAGGAATATGGGTGGGGATTTTGATGTGGATTGGGTATTCTCTTGGTGGATTTTTTCAAAACCTAGATTCAAAGCATTTGTTTGAAAGTCAAGCAAGCGATTGGATTGCCTCTCAGATCAATCAATGGATCATTTATGCTTTAATTTTTTTGGTGTTTTTAGTTTTGGCTTATCTCATCTATCACAAGAAAAGTTCTAAAAAGGAGGGCTAG
- the pyrF gene encoding orotidine-5'-phosphate decarboxylase, with product MQLCLALDLASKAENLSLLQKLKDCPIWVKVGLRSFIRDEKKFLEEIKAINPNFKIFLDLKLYDIPNTMKTATQECKNLGVDMITIHASSGIEAMSEVMSVAKDSLLVFAVTALTSFDDEGFIPIYNAPIKSHAKTLALLAQKGNCHGVVCSPHESLEIKNSTSLLTLTPGIRFAENEYGDQKRIATPKVAKEAKADFIVVGRPIYTHHDPLQATLRFLEEIQ from the coding sequence ATGCAGTTGTGTCTTGCTCTTGATCTAGCCTCTAAGGCTGAAAACCTCTCTCTTCTTCAAAAGCTCAAAGATTGTCCTATATGGGTCAAGGTTGGACTTAGGAGCTTTATTCGTGATGAAAAAAAATTTCTAGAAGAAATCAAAGCTATCAATCCAAATTTCAAAATTTTCCTAGATCTCAAGCTTTATGACATTCCCAACACGATGAAAACAGCCACTCAAGAGTGCAAAAACCTTGGCGTAGATATGATTACAATCCACGCAAGCAGTGGGATAGAGGCAATGAGTGAAGTGATGAGTGTTGCCAAAGATTCTCTTCTTGTGTTTGCCGTAACAGCACTTACAAGCTTTGATGATGAGGGATTTATCCCTATTTATAATGCCCCCATCAAATCTCACGCCAAAACTCTCGCACTTCTTGCCCAAAAAGGAAATTGTCACGGGGTCGTCTGCTCTCCTCATGAAAGCCTAGAGATCAAAAATTCTACTTCACTTTTAACACTGACTCCTGGGATTAGATTTGCCGAAAATGAATATGGAGATCAAAAGAGAATCGCCACTCCTAAAGTAGCCAAGGAAGCAAAGGCTGATTTTATTGTCGTAGGTCGCCCAATCTATACACACCACGATCCCTTGCAAGCAACACTGCGCTTCTTAGAAGAGATCCAATGA
- the napA gene encoding nitrate reductase catalytic subunit NapA, with protein sequence MQERLDRRDFLKSSAVMSAALSVGVGIPQSLEAKAKQGENDWRWDKATCRFCGTGCGIMVATKNNKIVAVKGDPEAPVNKGINCIKGYFCAKIMYAQDRLVQPLLRVNNKGEFDKKGKFAPVSWKKAFDVMEEQFKKVYNQYGPTATMVFGSGQYTIPEGYAAVKLFKGGLRSNNIDPNARHCMASAVVGFMQTFGIDEPAGCYNDIELTDTIVTWGANMAEMHPILWSRVTDHKLTNKEKVKIVNLTTYRNRTSDIADIEIIFRPQTDLAIWNYIAREIVYNNPSAIDWDFVKKHCVFTTGFVNIGYGLRNDPNSPYVSKSEKDIVAKEVSKKLSDQEGITLQYLGLKAGDDLKMDNAGKAGANWEISFEEFKKGLEPYTLDFVAKLAKGDEEEDLEEFKKKLQSLANYYIEKNRKVVSFWTMGMNQHQRGSWVNEQSYMVHMLLGKQSQPGSGAFSLTGQPSACGTAREVGVFCHRLPADMVVDNPKHREVTEKIWKLPSGTLNGKVGAHYLNAMRQIEEGKIKWIWVAVNNPWQNTANLNHWLKAAREMDNFIVTSDCYPGISAKVADLILPSAMMYEKWGAYGNAERRSQHWRQQVVAPGEAMPDIWQMMEFAKRFTIKETWGKDFPDLEMKSTLEEAKKMGYKESDTLYDVLFANKEAKTFAYGKDKVTKGFDNTEVLGDFRKVKGGDGKEYKGCGFFIQKYLWEDYRKFGTGHGHDLAPFDVYHYVRGLRWPVVEDKKEKLGWKETLWRFNAEYDPYAKKYAKAGEKYAFYGHKGASIPKGDLKAPSAEKVSIDNRAKIFLRPYMDPCEMPNDEYPMWLCTGRVLEHWHSGTMTMRVPELYKAVPEAMCYMNPKDAQAKGLNQGDTIWIESRRGKVKARIDVRGRNKPPKGLIYVPWFDENVLINKVCLDSTCPLSKQTDYKKCAVKIYKA encoded by the coding sequence ATGCAAGAGAGATTAGATCGTCGTGATTTTTTAAAAAGCTCAGCTGTAATGAGTGCGGCTTTGAGTGTTGGGGTGGGAATCCCTCAAAGTCTTGAAGCAAAGGCAAAACAAGGAGAAAATGATTGGAGATGGGATAAGGCAACATGTCGATTCTGTGGAACAGGATGCGGAATCATGGTTGCTACAAAGAATAACAAAATTGTTGCAGTTAAGGGTGATCCAGAAGCGCCTGTCAATAAGGGAATTAACTGCATCAAGGGATATTTCTGTGCCAAGATTATGTATGCTCAGGATCGCTTAGTTCAACCCCTTTTGCGTGTCAATAATAAAGGAGAGTTTGATAAGAAGGGTAAATTTGCTCCTGTAAGCTGGAAAAAAGCTTTTGATGTGATGGAAGAACAATTTAAAAAAGTTTATAACCAATATGGCCCTACAGCAACAATGGTCTTTGGATCAGGTCAATATACGATTCCTGAGGGATATGCTGCTGTAAAGCTTTTTAAGGGAGGCTTGAGAAGCAACAATATTGATCCTAATGCAAGACATTGTATGGCAAGTGCTGTTGTGGGCTTTATGCAAACTTTTGGAATCGATGAGCCTGCGGGATGCTATAACGATATTGAGCTTACAGATACGATCGTTACTTGGGGAGCAAATATGGCAGAAATGCATCCAATCCTCTGGAGCAGGGTTACAGATCATAAGCTAACCAATAAAGAAAAAGTTAAGATTGTCAATCTCACAACTTATCGAAATAGAACTTCAGACATTGCTGATATTGAGATTATTTTTAGACCTCAAACAGATCTAGCGATTTGGAATTATATTGCTAGAGAGATTGTATATAACAATCCAAGTGCGATTGATTGGGATTTTGTGAAAAAGCATTGTGTTTTCACAACAGGATTTGTCAATATCGGCTATGGTTTAAGAAATGATCCTAATTCTCCATATGTTTCAAAGAGTGAAAAGGATATTGTCGCCAAAGAGGTATCTAAAAAGCTAAGCGATCAAGAAGGGATCACTCTTCAATATCTTGGCTTAAAAGCAGGTGATGATCTTAAAATGGATAATGCGGGTAAAGCTGGAGCAAACTGGGAAATCAGCTTTGAAGAATTCAAAAAGGGACTAGAGCCTTATACACTTGATTTTGTGGCAAAGCTTGCTAAGGGTGATGAGGAAGAAGATTTAGAAGAATTTAAGAAAAAACTTCAAAGTCTTGCAAATTATTACATTGAAAAAAATCGCAAGGTTGTTAGTTTCTGGACTATGGGAATGAATCAGCACCAAAGAGGAAGCTGGGTCAATGAGCAAAGCTATATGGTGCATATGCTTTTGGGAAAACAAAGTCAGCCAGGAAGTGGGGCTTTCTCTTTGACTGGTCAGCCTAGTGCATGTGGAACTGCAAGAGAGGTGGGTGTTTTCTGTCATAGATTGCCTGCAGATATGGTGGTAGATAATCCAAAACATCGAGAAGTGACAGAAAAGATTTGGAAACTTCCTAGTGGGACATTGAATGGAAAAGTTGGTGCGCATTATTTAAATGCAATGCGTCAAATCGAAGAAGGAAAAATCAAATGGATTTGGGTTGCGGTCAATAACCCATGGCAAAACACAGCCAATCTCAATCACTGGCTCAAAGCTGCGCGCGAAATGGATAACTTCATCGTGACAAGTGATTGCTATCCTGGAATCAGTGCAAAAGTGGCAGATTTGATTTTGCCAAGCGCGATGATGTATGAAAAATGGGGAGCTTATGGAAATGCTGAGAGAAGAAGTCAGCATTGGAGACAACAAGTTGTAGCTCCTGGGGAAGCGATGCCTGATATTTGGCAAATGATGGAGTTTGCAAAACGCTTCACGATTAAGGAAACTTGGGGCAAAGATTTCCCAGATCTTGAGATGAAATCCACACTTGAAGAAGCCAAGAAAATGGGCTACAAAGAAAGCGATACGCTCTATGATGTGTTGTTTGCCAATAAAGAAGCCAAAACCTTTGCTTATGGCAAAGACAAGGTTACAAAAGGCTTTGACAATACAGAAGTATTGGGAGATTTTAGAAAGGTTAAGGGGGGAGATGGCAAGGAATATAAGGGATGTGGCTTCTTTATCCAAAAGTATCTTTGGGAGGATTATCGTAAGTTTGGAACAGGACATGGACATGATCTAGCTCCTTTTGATGTTTATCATTATGTAAGAGGTTTGAGATGGCCTGTTGTTGAAGACAAAAAAGAAAAACTTGGTTGGAAAGAAACATTGTGGAGATTCAATGCCGAATATGATCCTTATGCAAAAAAATATGCAAAAGCAGGGGAAAAATATGCATTTTATGGGCATAAGGGAGCTTCTATTCCCAAAGGAGATTTAAAAGCTCCAAGTGCTGAAAAAGTAAGTATTGATAATCGAGCAAAGATTTTCTTACGTCCTTATATGGATCCTTGCGAAATGCCCAATGATGAATATCCAATGTGGCTTTGCACAGGTCGTGTTTTGGAGCATTGGCATAGTGGAACAATGACGATGCGTGTGCCAGAACTCTACAAAGCTGTGCCTGAAGCGATGTGCTATATGAATCCAAAAGATGCGCAAGCCAAGGGACTAAATCAGGGTGATACGATTTGGATTGAAAGCCGAAGAGGGAAGGTAAAAGCAAGAATTGATGTTCGTGGAAGAAATAAGCCTCCAAAAGGTTTGATTTATGTTCCATGGTTTGATGAAAATGTATTGATCAATAAAGTTTGCCTTGATTCAACTTGTCCTCTTTCAAAGCAAACAGACTATAAGAAATGTGCTGTAAAAATTTATAAGGCTTAA
- the kdsA gene encoding 3-deoxy-8-phosphooctulonate synthase: MILMSGPCVIESYENLSKIAQMLKPLANHPKIDFYFKSSFDKANRTSLDSYRGPGLEEGIEILKSIKKEFGYKIITDIHESTQTSKIAEVADVIQIPAFLCRQTDLIVSVAKTDKIINIKKGQFMNPIDMQYSVLKAIKTRGGEKASYEESQKYKVWLTERGSSFGYGNLVVDMRGLKIMREFAPVIFDATHSVQMPGAGGGKSGGDSSFVPLLSRSAAAAGVDGFFMETHFDPSIALSDGPNMIETQKLEALINQLLAISEISQ; the protein is encoded by the coding sequence ATGATTTTAATGAGTGGTCCATGTGTCATTGAAAGTTATGAGAATCTATCCAAAATCGCCCAAATGCTTAAGCCTCTTGCAAATCATCCAAAAATTGACTTTTATTTCAAATCAAGTTTTGATAAAGCCAATCGCACAAGTCTTGATAGCTACAGAGGTCCTGGACTTGAGGAGGGGATAGAGATCCTCAAAAGCATCAAAAAAGAATTTGGCTATAAAATCATCACAGATATCCACGAAAGCACGCAAACATCAAAGATTGCCGAAGTGGCTGATGTGATTCAAATCCCTGCTTTTTTATGTCGCCAAACTGATCTTATTGTCTCAGTAGCAAAAACAGACAAAATCATCAATATCAAAAAAGGGCAGTTTATGAATCCCATAGATATGCAATACAGTGTTTTGAAAGCAATCAAAACGCGAGGGGGAGAAAAAGCAAGCTATGAGGAGAGTCAAAAATACAAAGTTTGGCTTACAGAGCGAGGAAGCTCTTTTGGATATGGCAATTTGGTTGTTGATATGCGAGGACTCAAAATTATGCGTGAATTTGCTCCTGTCATTTTTGATGCCACACATAGCGTTCAAATGCCTGGAGCTGGAGGAGGAAAAAGCGGGGGAGATAGTTCTTTTGTCCCATTACTTTCTAGAAGTGCAGCAGCAGCAGGGGTTGATGGCTTTTTTATGGAAACTCATTTTGATCCAAGCATAGCACTTAGCGATGGTCCCAATATGATTGAGACACAAAAGCTAGAAGCACTCATCAATCAACTCTTGGCAATTTCTGAAATTTCACAATAA